A single window of Nicotiana sylvestris chromosome 3, ASM39365v2, whole genome shotgun sequence DNA harbors:
- the LOC138888288 gene encoding uncharacterized protein, with protein MCRMSTNQIEPFSVFSKVPLQLHMWWNDLGNDSKKIVERILGGLVSLLDIKPRTDVIEALIPFWDPTRNVFRFADFELTPTLEEIAGYAGLDGKLRGQYLLSPRPVSPHGFLNLLHISRKVQDDDLSKGYCALQFLYQRYGTPQGFEEPNLGLTHGGDRNKWEARRTLAFITAFLGIMVCPRKDKKIEIGLVGMADVAIKKINSTVVPLVLIEIYRALTICREGGNFFQGCNLLLQLWMQEHLCHRARYMNHGLTGKNCISGCEKRMIGVVFPEGVEAWLARLSSMTADQIEWAFGWLPDTEVIYMSGEECHILLIEVRSIQPYAPHRVLR; from the coding sequence atgtgcaggatgagcacaaatcaaatcGAACCGTTCTCAGTCTTTAGCAAGGTCCCTCtgcagctccacatgtggtggaatgatttgggaaatgATAGTAAGAAAATAGTGGAAAGAATTTTAGGAGGCCTCGTCAGTCTGTTAGATATCAAGCCAAGGACGGACGTCATTGAAGCTTTAATACCATTCTGGGATCCAACCCGTAATGTATTCCGCTTTGCAGACTTTGAGCTTacacctacattagaggagattgCGGGTTATGCAGGTTTGGATGGAAAATTGagggggcaatatttgctttctccTAGACCAGTGTCTCCACATGGGTTTTTGAATTTGCTAcacattagtcggaaggtgcaagATGACGATTTGTCGAAAGGTTATTGTGCTCTTCAATTCTTATATCAGCGGTATGGTACTCCTCAGGGTTTCGAAGAACCGAACCTCGGACTAACTCATGGTGGGGACAGAAACAAGTGGGaggcaagacgtactttggcattcatAACAGCCTTCTTAGGAATCATGgtttgtccccgcaaagataagaaaatagagataggccttgtagggatggctgatgttgcaatcaaaaaaaTTAACAGTACTGTGGTCCCTTTGGTTTTGAtcgaaatctaccgagccttgactatatgccgagaggGAGGCAATTTCTTCCAGGGATGCAAtttgttactccagctgtggatgcaagagcACCTCTGTCACCGAGCAAGATACATGAATCACGGGTTGACCGGAAAAAACTGTATCAGTGGTTGTGAGAAACGGATGATAGGCGTTGTATTCcccgaaggtgtcgaagcatggcttgcacgatTAAGTTCAATGACGgccgaccaaattgaatgggcatttgggtggttgcctgATACTGAGGTGATATACATGTCGGGTGAGGAATGTCACATTCTTTTGATAGAAGTGCGtagtatccaaccatatgctcctcatcgggtattgcgctag